Below is a genomic region from Anaerolineae bacterium.
AGGAGGGGCAGGCGCACCTGGCCGCCGTGGGTGTGGCCGGCCAGCATCAGGTCCACCCCGCGCCCCTGGGCCTCGCGCACCTGGTCTGGTGAATGGGCCAGCAGAAGACATATATCCTCCGCCGGCACTTCCGCCACGGCCTGCGCCACATTGCCGGCGTTCATGCCGTAGGCCAGCCATCCCGCCGGCCGGCGCCCCCGCTCCCAGCCCTCGAAATTCTCCTCCAGCAGGGGCGCGCCGCCGGCGAGGGGCTGTACCTGGAAATCGTCAAAGGCCTTGTGTCCCTCGTCCAGCCCCCAGGCGCCGATGGTGCCGGCGCGCAGGCGTTCGGGCCTCTCGTCCAGGCAGTCGGCCTGCCATTCCGCCGGCTCGGCCTCATCTTCTGGCCAGACGCGCGCCTGGATATGGGTGGCATCGGGCAGGTTCTGCACGCGAATCCGAAAGCGGTACCAGCGGCCGGCTTCGGGCACGACTCCGGTATCCATATCGCCGGCGGTGATGCGGGCGCCATGCGGCGCGATCTGGAGCGTCGGCGCCTTCGCATAGCTCCGCAGGCGGTAGTAGCGGTCATAGCCCTCCGGAAAGCGGGAGTAAAAGGTCACCCCGATGCCGCCCCGTTCGTCATCGCGCCGCAGTCGGCCGGTGAACTCATAATCCGCCCAGGAGAGGGCCGGCTCCGCCCAGTAATGGACCGTGCTGTTGCCCTG
It encodes:
- a CDS encoding metallophosphoesterase; this encodes MTNRGRDLRRRVLLGLLILLAWAVLAALAVQAVWVEPYRLVVEEVRVPIAGLPPELNGLRIVLLSDMHMTGIGRREAETAERVRELSPDLILISGDFIQHTVLYDVQARWMEQVRAWLTQLGNPPLGIWASRGNADISRYGDFNNLFADGIYGAGAHLLTNRAALIRVGGARLWIAGADYNDFQGRFVRDFTVQGDDGEQWLETRDSQGNSTVHYWAEPALSWADYEFTGRLRRDDERGGIGVTFYSRFPEGYDRYYRLRSYAKAPTLQIAPHGARITAGDMDTGVVPEAGRWYRFRIRVQNLPDATHIQARVWPEDEAEPAEWQADCLDERPERLRAGTIGAWGLDEGHKAFDDFQVQPLAGGAPLLEENFEGWERGRRPAGWLAYGMNAGNVAQAVAEVPAEDICLLLAHSPDQVREAQGRGVDLMLAGHTHGGQVRLPLL